One Euwallacea fornicatus isolate EFF26 chromosome 14, ASM4011564v1, whole genome shotgun sequence genomic region harbors:
- the LOC136343238 gene encoding uncharacterized protein translates to MSEIDSSHSTDYNVGIDFGGPFLLKTSNLRKTPITKAYIVVFVCMVTKAVHIELVSGLSTKHLIMTLKRFISRRGNPSVIFSDTGTNFAGSCNKLKALYQVFKNDKIHVALQDEMSLNEIRWKFIPPRSPHWGGLWGSAIKSAKYYLKRLVGNAQFTFEEFSTVLCQIEAILNSRPLSPLSTNPSD, encoded by the exons ATGTCAGAAATCGATTCTAGCCACTCAACGGATTAC AATGTAGGGATAGACTTTGGCGGCCCATTCTTGTTAAAAACATCCAATCTCCGGAAAACCCCCATAACCAAGGCGTATATTGTGGTATTTGTGTGCATGGTTACAAAAGCTGTGCATATCGAATTGGTATCGGGTCTTTCCACGAAACACTTAATCATGACACTTAAGCGCTTCATTTCTCGACGGGGAAATCCCTCCGTCATTTTTAGTGATACTGGCACCAATTTTGCGGGATCTTGCAATAAGCTGAAGGCATTGTATCAAGTCTTCAAGAATGACAAAATTCATGTTGCACTTCAAGATGAAATGTCCCTGAATGAAATCCGATGGAAATTTATTCCTCCACGTTCTCCTCATTGGGGAGGATTGTGGGGATCTGCCATCAAGAGTGCCAAATATTACCTCAAACGACTGGTTGGCAACGCACAATTTACGTTTGAGGAATTCTCCACAGTATTGTGCCAAATAGAGGCCATACTAAACTCTAGGCCACTCAGCCCCTTGTCCACCAATCCCTCTGACTAA